One region of Dysidea avara chromosome 1, odDysAvar1.4, whole genome shotgun sequence genomic DNA includes:
- the LOC136246944 gene encoding uncharacterized protein has product MTIGQRHNPLWLDARQWRITSSNFGRVCNRAFRRLYPPSLVKSLLGDYGIPHTAALRWGCDHESNAIHQYIQQSGAQVEECGVYLSVEFPYLATSPDGIIPLANGKFGVVEVKCPYKHRNNSIEVACKDPAFCLFRNTENGQISLNRRHDYYFQVTGQIALTGAEFCDFVVWTDVDIHIERIMFDVELWTDMKDKLSHFYFSTLGVEALDRLCNM; this is encoded by the coding sequence ATGACCATTGGTCAAAGACATAATCCATTGTGGTTAGATGCAAGACAGTGGAGAATCACGTCTAGCAATTTTGGTAGGGTTTGCAACAGAGCATTCCGACGATTGTATCCTCCTTCACTGGTTAAATCTCTGTTAGGAGATTATGGTATTCCCCACACAGCAGCACTGCGGTGGGGATGTGACCACGAGTCAAATGCTATACACCAATACATTCAGCAGAGTGGTGCTCAGGTTGAAGAATGTGGTGTATACCTGAGTGTAGAATTTCCTTACCTGGCAACATCTCCTGATGGAATCATTCCCCTTGCAAATGGAAAGTTTGGAGTGGTAGAGGTTAAGTGTCCCTATAAGCACCGAAATAATTCTATTGAAGTGGCTTGCAAGGACCCTGCATTTTGTTTGTTTAGAAATACCGAAAATGGCCAAATATCTCTCAATCGCCGGCATGATTACTACTTTCAAGTGACAGGTCAGATTGCACTCACAGGTGCAGAATTTTGTGATTTTGTGGTATGGACAGACGTAGACATTCATATTGAGCGGATTATGTTTGATGTTGAACTATGGACAGATATGAAGGATAAACTCTCTCATTTTTACTTCTCTACACTAGGTGTTGAAGCTTTAGATAGGTTATGTAATATGTAG
- the LOC136250572 gene encoding cytoplasmic dynein 2 heavy chain 1-like yields MGTFDTSWGNMRSVVKSKSCLRKLNHVLEGLDKEVLELRTKFKQHATEAAKLKLDVDKGNETIGIAENMIGKLEGEYEGWSSQVKDLKEKLDQLPKRTLLAAGFITYLSQASEGE; encoded by the exons ATGGGAACTTTTGATACTTCATGGGGGAACATGAGAAG TGTTGTGAAATCTAAAAGCTGTCTAAGAAAACTGAATCATGTTCTTGAAGGCTTAGACAAGGAAGTGTTAGAACTCAGAACAAA GTTTAAACAGCATGCTACAGAAGCAGCTAAACTCAAGTTAGATGTGGATAAGGGAAATGAGACAATTGGAATAGCTGAGAACATGATTGGTAAACTAGAAGGAGAGTACGAGGGATGGTCATCACAG GTTAAAGATCTAAAGGAAAAGTTGGACCAGTTACCCAAGAGGACATTGCTAGCAGCAGGTTTTATCACTTACCTCAGTCAGGCCTCTGAGGGAGAGTGA
- the LOC136246935 gene encoding uncharacterized protein has translation MYTGLPRKVFECLLAWIIPAVRKRGARDELDPSQKLLLVMMRVRYNFPQSDLAFRFNIDQSTVSRILNQWIPMLKVQLKQLIRWPQTTIGPIDPPYNLLPNAVAIIDGTEIFIERPSNLATQKSSYSDYKSHTTVKYLVAIDTFTGVFVYVSPGFSGNSSDRFTIEHSGILDQLKPGQRILADKGYNARDLFAQKRCFLTIPSFLSEGRLTAQEGLNSQTIASARIRVENAIKRLKEYKALSETLSNRVNKKIVDDMVLVAGALCNLKQKLIK, from the coding sequence ATGTACACTGGCCTTCCTCGGAAGGTATTTGAATGTCTTTTAGCGTGGATAATTCCTGCAGTAAGAAAAAGAGGAGCACGTGATGAACTAGATCCATCTCAAAAGTTGCTCTTGGTTATGATGAGGGTTCGTTACAACTTTCCGCAAAGTGATTTAGCTTTTCGCTTTAATATTGATCAAAGCACAGTATCCCGAATCCTAAATCAGTGGATACCAATGCTGAAAGTTCAGTTGAAACAACTTATTAGATGGCCACAAACAACTATTGGCCCAATTGATCCTCCCTACAATTTATTACCCAATGCTGTAGCCATTATTGATGGAACTGAAATTTTTATTGAAAGGCCAAGTAACTTAGCTACACAGAAATCTTCATACAGTGATTATAAAAGTCATACCACAGTAAAGTATTTAGTAGCTATAGACACTTTTACTGGAGTTTTTGTGTATGTTTCACCCGGATTTTCTGGAAACAGCAGTGATCGGTTTACTATAGAGCATAGTGGGATACTAGATCAATTGAAACCAGGCCAAAGAATCCTTGCTGACAAAGGATACAATGCACGGGATCTTTTTGCTCAGAAGAGATGTTTTTTGACCATTCCGAGTTTCTTAAGTGAAGGTCGCCTTACTGCACAGGAAGGTTTGAATTCTCAGACAATTGCCAGTGCACGGATTAGAGTGGAGAATGCCATCAAACGGTTAAAGGAGTACAAGGCTTTATCTGAAACATTAAGCAACAGAGTGAACAAGAAGATTGTGGATGATATGGTCCTTGTAGCTGGTGCACTATGTAACTTGAAACAAAAATTGATTAAGTAG